The following coding sequences lie in one Pseudoxanthomonas sp. SE1 genomic window:
- a CDS encoding ankyrin repeat domain-containing protein, producing MRTDVLQRALGLCAALLLTACLQSPPPTSNSFLDLEQSFPGDPKAQALAVAAERGDAREVRRLMKEEGVDPDTIFSPEGLPLLAWPILTGNPAGLKAMLENGANPNVAKPYPLPPDRTPRNNDNAMVWAAKADDPIYLQLLLDHGGDPDTRNVNNETLLKQARLMGNQWENVKLLVERGADVNAKSQGMTLVEMYAGLGGFMHTHWLLEHGARPEQYTLESIFWHPGNPDDPAWQRRCQQWLLQRGYQRPPMPDSYRRMREAFGFPTDEKDIPLL from the coding sequence ATGAGAACGGATGTCCTCCAACGCGCACTCGGACTCTGCGCGGCACTGCTGCTGACCGCCTGCCTGCAGTCCCCGCCGCCGACCTCTAACTCGTTCCTGGACCTGGAGCAGTCGTTCCCCGGCGATCCCAAGGCGCAGGCTCTTGCGGTAGCGGCCGAGCGGGGCGATGCCCGCGAAGTCCGTCGGCTGATGAAGGAGGAAGGCGTCGACCCGGACACCATCTTCAGCCCCGAGGGCCTGCCGCTGCTGGCCTGGCCGATCCTCACCGGCAACCCGGCCGGGCTGAAGGCGATGCTGGAGAACGGCGCGAATCCGAACGTGGCGAAACCCTATCCATTGCCGCCCGACAGAACGCCGAGGAACAACGACAACGCGATGGTCTGGGCCGCCAAGGCCGATGATCCGATCTATCTCCAATTGCTGTTGGATCATGGCGGCGATCCGGATACCCGCAATGTCAACAACGAAACGCTGCTAAAGCAGGCTCGATTGATGGGCAACCAGTGGGAGAACGTGAAGCTGCTGGTAGAGCGCGGGGCGGATGTGAACGCCAAGAGTCAAGGCATGACACTTGTGGAGATGTATGCCGGGCTGGGCGGCTTCATGCACACCCACTGGTTGCTGGAGCACGGGGCACGCCCGGAGCAGTACACCCTCGAATCCATCTTCTGGCACCCGGGCAACCCCGATGATCCGGCTTGGCAACGCCGTTGCCAGCAATGGCTGCTCCAGCGCGGCTACCAACGCCCCCCCATGCCCGACAGCTACCGCCGGATGCGCGAGGCCTTCGGCTTCCCGACCGACGAGAAGGACATCCCGTTGTTATGA
- a CDS encoding GAF domain-containing protein yields the protein MSFASQTLTGSKPEQYAQLAAQARALLAGEPDRIANAANLSALLYHALPDFNWAGFYFFDGRELVVGPFQGLPACVRIPLDKGVCGAAARTRQTQRVDDVEAFPGHIACDSASRSELVVPLVKGDELVGVLDLDSPRLARFDADDQAGMERIAAIFVDSLT from the coding sequence ATGTCATTCGCCTCGCAAACGCTCACCGGCAGCAAGCCGGAACAATACGCACAGCTCGCCGCGCAGGCCCGTGCCCTGCTGGCCGGCGAACCCGACCGGATCGCCAATGCCGCCAACCTGTCGGCACTGCTCTACCACGCGCTGCCGGACTTCAACTGGGCCGGCTTCTATTTCTTCGATGGCCGGGAATTGGTCGTTGGCCCGTTCCAAGGCTTACCAGCCTGCGTGCGGATCCCGTTGGACAAGGGGGTCTGCGGAGCCGCCGCACGCACCCGCCAGACCCAGCGCGTGGACGATGTGGAGGCTTTCCCGGGCCACATCGCCTGCGATTCGGCTTCACGCTCGGAGTTGGTGGTACCGCTGGTGAAAGGGGACGAACTGGTCGGCGTGCTCGACCTGGACAGCCCACGCCTGGCGCGCTTCGATGCCGACGACCAGGCGGGCATGGAACGCATCGCCGCCATCTTCGTGGATTCGCTGACATGA
- a CDS encoding DUF2170 family protein — MTVSRPAIKASTLHVRNYRERMREQGLVKKDVWIRPEYAEELAAIEKAMRESARDAGIPYLPTQPTEAGWTLAAIRHALQQASTVRDGLISLETIEGAEPSLHLVMHEYGDLSVFLAVGGEQILVEAYLWPVEDVADPAAFNAHVLSTHVLLPLSTIGMQRIGGVAGYTMFGALDTHSSLANVMFEIETLAENVISATEAYRPFLRTATRRKA; from the coding sequence ATGACAGTTTCCCGCCCTGCGATCAAGGCATCCACGCTGCACGTTCGCAACTACCGCGAGCGCATGCGCGAGCAGGGACTGGTCAAGAAGGACGTGTGGATCAGGCCGGAGTACGCCGAGGAGCTGGCCGCCATCGAGAAGGCGATGCGGGAATCCGCGCGCGATGCCGGCATCCCTTATCTGCCCACGCAACCTACGGAGGCGGGCTGGACGCTCGCCGCTATCAGGCACGCCCTGCAGCAGGCCAGCACGGTGCGCGACGGCCTGATCAGCCTGGAGACCATCGAGGGCGCGGAGCCCAGCCTGCACCTGGTGATGCACGAATACGGCGACCTGTCGGTGTTCCTGGCCGTGGGTGGCGAGCAGATCCTCGTGGAGGCCTACCTGTGGCCGGTGGAGGACGTGGCCGACCCGGCCGCCTTCAACGCGCATGTGCTCAGCACGCACGTGCTGCTGCCGCTCTCGACGATCGGGATGCAGCGCATCGGCGGCGTCGCCGGCTACACCATGTTCGGCGCGCTGGACACGCATTCCAGCCTGGCCAACGTGATGTTCGAAATCGAGACGCTGGCCGAGAACGTCATCAGCGCCACCGAAGCCTACCGACCCTTCCTGCGCACGGCGACGCGGAGGAAGGCCTGA
- a CDS encoding phasin family protein: MTTQFNESFSQFTHQFAAAASRANRLALESAETVFGVQLKTFEKNIDATTAFFGELAETRDLEGYKTLWPKGMQVAKDNAERVVAASQEVFGLGLKTGEAFGQLVKTQFETATDNVQASVAKATKAAKGK; this comes from the coding sequence ATGACCACGCAATTCAACGAAAGCTTCAGCCAGTTCACGCACCAGTTCGCCGCCGCTGCCTCGCGCGCCAACCGTCTGGCCCTGGAAAGCGCCGAGACCGTGTTCGGCGTGCAGCTGAAGACCTTCGAAAAGAACATCGACGCCACCACCGCCTTCTTCGGCGAGCTGGCTGAAACCCGCGACCTCGAAGGCTACAAGACCCTGTGGCCGAAGGGCATGCAGGTGGCCAAGGACAACGCCGAGCGCGTCGTCGCCGCCAGCCAGGAAGTGTTCGGCCTGGGCCTGAAGACCGGTGAGGCCTTCGGCCAGCTGGTGAAGACCCAGTTCGAGACCGCGACCGACAACGTCCAGGCCTCCGTGGCCAAGGCGACCAAGGCCGCCAAGGGCAAGTAA
- the bioD gene encoding dethiobiotin synthase codes for MDRALDRLFVTGTDTGVGKTVASAALLHAFRARGLRAVGMKPVASGCTSTAAGWRNDDALALQAASDPLPPYDDLNPYALPAPLAPEIAARDAGVDVQLGVLVSAFDRLHPLADLVLVEGVGGWAAPLTATLDQRHLVQELRLPVLLVVGMRLGCINHARLSARAIQDDGARLVGWIANEVDPEMERRDENFALLSVRMPVPCWGRLPHAPDIDARQLSWHIAISL; via the coding sequence ATGGACCGCGCATTGGATCGGCTGTTCGTCACCGGTACCGATACCGGCGTCGGCAAGACCGTCGCCAGCGCGGCCTTGCTACATGCGTTCCGTGCGCGCGGGTTGCGCGCGGTCGGCATGAAACCGGTCGCCAGCGGCTGTACCTCAACGGCGGCCGGCTGGCGCAACGACGATGCACTGGCCCTGCAGGCGGCGAGCGATCCCCTGCCGCCGTACGACGACCTCAATCCCTACGCCCTGCCTGCGCCGCTGGCGCCGGAGATCGCAGCCCGCGATGCGGGCGTCGACGTCCAGCTGGGCGTGCTGGTTTCAGCGTTCGACCGCCTGCATCCGCTGGCTGATCTGGTGCTGGTGGAAGGCGTGGGTGGCTGGGCCGCGCCGCTGACGGCGACGCTCGATCAGCGGCACCTTGTCCAGGAACTGCGCCTGCCGGTGCTGCTGGTGGTGGGCATGCGGTTGGGCTGCATCAACCATGCGCGGCTCAGCGCGCGCGCGATCCAGGACGACGGTGCGCGCCTGGTCGGCTGGATCGCCAACGAGGTCGATCCGGAGATGGAGCGCCGGGACGAGAACTTCGCCCTGCTGTCCGTGCGCATGCCCGTGCCGTGCTGGGGGAGGTTGCCGCATGCGCCGGACATCGACGCCAGGCAGCTCAGCTGGCACATCGCGATTTCCCTGTAG
- the dinB gene encoding DNA polymerase IV: MRKIIHIDMDAFYASVEQRDDPSLRGRPVVVAWRGERSVVCAASYEARVFGVRSAMPAVRAERLCPQAVFVPPDFIRYKAVSRQVRDIFLRHTDLVEPLSLDEAYLDVTAPKSDLPTATAVAETIRAQIREETQLTASAGVAPNKFLAKIASDWRKPDGQFVLRPHQVEAFLTPLPVERIPGVGKVMQGKLNAAGIHTVGDLRTFEQRDLEQRFGSFGGSLYRRARGIDERPVEPDQPVQSISSEDTFATDLLLSELEPHIVRIAEKAWQASRKTERVGRTVVLKLKTSQFRLLTRSFTPESPPVTAQDFVGIALALRERVDLPAATRYRLVGVGLSGFRDRDEVATQPGLFDEAERATG, translated from the coding sequence ATGCGCAAGATTATCCACATCGACATGGACGCCTTCTACGCGTCGGTGGAGCAGCGCGACGATCCGTCGCTGCGTGGACGACCGGTGGTGGTGGCGTGGCGCGGCGAGCGTTCGGTGGTGTGCGCGGCGTCGTATGAAGCGCGCGTGTTCGGCGTGCGCTCGGCGATGCCGGCGGTGCGCGCGGAGCGGCTGTGTCCGCAGGCGGTGTTCGTGCCGCCGGACTTCATCCGCTACAAGGCGGTGTCGCGACAGGTGCGCGACATCTTCCTGCGCCATACGGATCTGGTCGAGCCGCTGTCGCTGGATGAAGCCTATCTCGACGTCACCGCACCGAAATCGGATCTGCCGACGGCGACCGCCGTGGCCGAGACGATCCGCGCGCAGATCCGCGAGGAGACGCAGCTCACCGCATCGGCTGGCGTGGCACCAAACAAGTTCCTCGCCAAGATCGCGTCGGACTGGCGCAAGCCCGACGGACAGTTCGTGTTGCGTCCGCACCAGGTGGAGGCGTTCCTGACACCCTTGCCGGTCGAACGCATTCCGGGCGTGGGCAAGGTGATGCAGGGCAAGTTGAACGCGGCCGGCATCCACACCGTCGGCGACCTGCGCACCTTCGAGCAGCGCGATCTGGAACAGCGCTTCGGCAGCTTCGGCGGCAGCCTCTACCGGCGCGCACGCGGTATCGACGAGCGCCCGGTGGAGCCCGACCAGCCCGTCCAGTCGATCTCGTCGGAGGATACGTTCGCCACGGACCTGCTGTTGTCCGAGCTGGAACCGCACATCGTCCGCATCGCGGAAAAGGCGTGGCAGGCCAGCCGCAAGACCGAGCGCGTGGGCCGCACCGTCGTGCTGAAGCTGAAGACCTCGCAGTTCCGCCTCCTCACCCGAAGTTTCACGCCGGAGTCGCCTCCGGTGACGGCGCAGGATTTCGTCGGCATCGCACTCGCGCTGCGCGAGCGCGTGGACCTGCCGGCGGCCACGCGTTACCGGTTGGTGGGCGTGGGCCTGTCCGGCTTCCGCGACCGGGACGAGGTGGCGACCCAGCCGGGGTTGTTCGACGAAGCGGAGCGGGCGACGGGGTGA
- a CDS encoding TfoX/Sxy family protein, whose amino-acid sequence MTGTKLRNIGPKSAAWLRQVGLRTQEDLESVGAVEAFIRVKRAGFRPSLNLLYALEGALLDCHWQQLPEDRRSALLVAYDAAAALLPPPRGRPAAGPVTTTHTEREEDTGPSLNLFDSPGSDD is encoded by the coding sequence ATGACAGGCACCAAGCTGCGCAACATCGGCCCCAAGTCCGCCGCCTGGCTGCGCCAGGTCGGCCTGCGTACGCAGGAGGATCTGGAATCGGTAGGCGCGGTGGAAGCCTTCATCCGGGTCAAGCGCGCGGGGTTCCGCCCCAGCCTCAACCTGCTCTACGCGCTGGAAGGCGCGCTGCTCGACTGCCACTGGCAGCAGCTGCCCGAGGACCGCCGTAGCGCACTGCTGGTGGCCTACGATGCCGCCGCCGCGCTGCTGCCGCCCCCGCGCGGCCGCCCCGCCGCCGGCCCGGTGACAACCACGCACACCGAGCGCGAAGAAGACACGGGCCCATCGCTGAACCTGTTCGACTCTCCGGGCAGCGACGACTGA
- the fabB gene encoding beta-ketoacyl-ACP synthase I, translating into MRRVAITGLGITSCLGNDADTVSAALREGRSGIRHIPQYAELGFRSQVGGAPEIDLDAQIDRKQKRFMGDAAAFAHIALRDAIADAGLDEALVSQPRTGLIAGSGGGSAEWQIEAADLLRARGIRKVGPYMVPRTMCSTVSATLATSFKIKGVSYSISAACATSAHCIGAAADMIRAGRQDIMFAGGGEELHWALTMMFDAMGALSSKRNDDPTHASRPYDADRDGFVIAGGGGMLVLEDYDHAVKRGARIHAELLGYGVTSDGADMVAPSGEGAVRCMQMALEGVSKQLDYLNTHGTSTPLGDIIELDAIRTALGDALPPISSTKALSGHSLGAASVHEAIYCLLMMRDGFIAGSANIETLDEGAASFPIVQASREATLDTVMSNSFGFGGTNASLVFGRV; encoded by the coding sequence ATGCGCCGCGTCGCCATCACCGGCCTGGGCATCACCTCCTGCCTGGGCAACGATGCGGACACCGTGTCGGCCGCGCTGCGTGAAGGCCGCTCCGGCATCCGCCACATTCCGCAATACGCCGAACTCGGCTTCCGCAGCCAGGTAGGCGGTGCGCCGGAGATCGATCTGGACGCGCAGATCGACCGCAAGCAGAAGCGCTTCATGGGCGATGCGGCCGCGTTCGCGCATATCGCGCTGCGCGACGCCATTGCGGATGCCGGCCTCGATGAAGCACTGGTGAGCCAGCCACGCACCGGTCTGATCGCCGGCTCCGGCGGTGGCTCGGCCGAATGGCAGATCGAAGCCGCCGACCTGTTGCGTGCGCGCGGCATCCGCAAGGTGGGACCGTACATGGTGCCGCGCACGATGTGCTCGACGGTGTCGGCGACGCTGGCCACCTCGTTCAAGATCAAGGGTGTCAGCTATTCGATCTCCGCTGCCTGCGCGACCTCCGCGCACTGCATCGGCGCGGCGGCGGACATGATCCGCGCCGGGCGCCAGGACATCATGTTCGCCGGTGGTGGCGAAGAGCTGCACTGGGCGCTGACGATGATGTTCGATGCCATGGGCGCGCTGTCCAGCAAGCGCAACGACGATCCGACCCACGCCTCGCGGCCTTACGATGCGGACCGCGACGGCTTCGTCATCGCCGGTGGCGGCGGCATGCTGGTGCTGGAGGACTACGACCACGCGGTGAAGCGCGGCGCGCGCATCCACGCCGAACTGCTGGGCTATGGCGTGACCTCCGACGGTGCGGACATGGTCGCGCCGTCGGGTGAAGGCGCCGTTCGCTGCATGCAGATGGCGCTGGAAGGCGTCTCCAAGCAGCTGGACTATCTCAACACCCACGGCACCTCGACGCCGCTGGGCGACATCATCGAACTCGACGCCATACGCACCGCGCTGGGCGATGCGCTGCCGCCGATCTCGTCGACCAAGGCGCTGTCCGGTCACTCACTGGGCGCCGCCAGCGTGCACGAAGCGATCTACTGCCTGCTGATGATGCGGGATGGATTCATCGCCGGGTCGGCGAACATCGAGACGCTGGATGAGGGCGCGGCCAGCTTCCCCATCGTGCAGGCCAGCCGCGAGGCGACGCTCGACACGGTGATGTCGAACAGCTTCGGTTTCGGCGGCACCAACGCCAGCCTGGTATTCGGCCGGGTGTGA
- the queD gene encoding 6-carboxytetrahydropterin synthase QueD: protein MDIFKVFTVEAAHRLPHVPDGHKCARLHGHSFRIELHLSGPVDPQAGWVMDFADVKAAFKPIYDRLDHHYLNDIPGLDNPTSEQLAKWIWDQTKPVLPLLSAIVVHETCTSGCRYTGP from the coding sequence ATGGACATCTTCAAGGTCTTCACCGTGGAAGCCGCGCACCGGCTGCCGCACGTGCCGGACGGGCACAAGTGCGCACGCCTGCACGGTCATTCGTTCCGCATCGAACTGCATCTCTCCGGCCCGGTCGACCCGCAGGCCGGCTGGGTGATGGACTTCGCCGATGTGAAGGCCGCCTTCAAGCCGATCTACGACCGGCTCGACCATCACTACCTCAACGACATCCCCGGCCTGGACAACCCGACCAGCGAGCAGCTCGCGAAGTGGATCTGGGACCAGACCAAACCGGTACTGCCGCTGCTGAGCGCCATCGTGGTGCATGAAACCTGCACGTCCGGGTGTCGGTATACCGGCCCCTGA
- a CDS encoding glycerophosphodiester phosphodiesterase, translating into MPLLPAMAGGPAEKPLVIAHRGDSAHLPEHTLAAYARAIDAGADYIEPDLVATRDGVLVARHENEIGGTTDVAQRPEFAARKRRQVIDGEAFEGWFTEDFTLAELKTLRARERLPELRGTANDGRYDIATLDEIIALASEHAARSGRTIGLIPEIKHPSHFHCIGLPMEERLLEMLAAHAYTREAPVVIQSFEQANLRALRARLGPSHGNIRLLQLLGPADTQPGDALAAGKPTRYADLMTPAGLQDIAGYADIIGPWTRLLMPVAEDGALGAPTALMADALKEGLHVWPYTFRPENHFLPKALREGDDPRMRNEAGSLAEIRAYLALGIGGFFTDDPALGRRAVDAR; encoded by the coding sequence ATGCCCCTGCTGCCCGCCATGGCTGGCGGACCGGCGGAGAAGCCGCTGGTCATCGCCCACCGCGGCGACAGTGCACACCTGCCAGAGCACACGCTGGCGGCGTATGCGCGTGCGATCGACGCCGGTGCGGACTACATCGAGCCGGATCTGGTCGCCACCCGCGACGGGGTTCTGGTCGCGCGGCACGAGAACGAGATCGGCGGAACCACCGATGTCGCGCAGCGGCCCGAGTTCGCCGCCCGCAAGCGCCGGCAGGTGATCGATGGCGAGGCATTCGAGGGCTGGTTCACCGAAGACTTCACCCTGGCCGAACTGAAGACGCTGCGTGCCCGCGAGCGCCTGCCCGAACTGCGCGGCACCGCGAACGATGGCCGGTACGACATCGCGACGCTGGACGAGATCATCGCGCTGGCGTCGGAACATGCCGCGCGCAGCGGACGCACGATTGGCCTGATCCCCGAGATCAAGCATCCCAGCCACTTCCACTGCATCGGCCTGCCGATGGAGGAACGCCTGCTGGAAATGCTGGCGGCTCACGCGTACACGCGCGAGGCTCCGGTGGTGATCCAATCGTTCGAACAGGCGAACCTGCGTGCGTTGCGCGCGCGCCTTGGCCCGTCGCACGGGAACATCCGTCTGCTGCAACTGCTGGGCCCGGCGGATACGCAACCGGGCGATGCGCTGGCGGCGGGAAAGCCGACACGCTATGCGGACCTGATGACGCCCGCGGGCCTGCAGGACATCGCCGGCTACGCCGACATCATCGGGCCGTGGACGCGCCTGCTGATGCCGGTGGCGGAGGACGGCGCGCTGGGAGCACCGACCGCGCTGATGGCGGATGCACTCAAGGAAGGCCTGCACGTATGGCCCTACACCTTCCGGCCGGAGAACCACTTTCTGCCGAAGGCGCTGCGCGAAGGTGACGATCCGCGCATGCGCAACGAAGCGGGATCCCTTGCCGAGATCCGCGCCTATCTTGCGCTGGGGATCGGCGGCTTCTTCACCGACGATCCGGCGCTGGGGCGTCGTGCGGTCGACGCCCGCTGA
- the fabA gene encoding 3-hydroxyacyl-[acyl-carrier-protein] dehydratase FabA, translated as MTAPASFSREQLLASARGELFGPDSGRLPNDPMLMFDRITEIREDGGAHGKGLIRAELDIHPDLWFFKCHFLGDPVMPGCLGLDAMWQLTGFFLTWIGAPGRGRALGSGEVKFTGQVLPTAKRVSYEIDISRVINRKLVLAMADGRMLVDGREIYTARDLRVGLFTSTESF; from the coding sequence ATGACCGCCCCCGCTTCCTTCTCGCGCGAACAGCTGCTCGCCAGCGCGCGCGGCGAACTGTTCGGCCCCGACAGCGGCCGCCTCCCCAATGACCCGATGCTGATGTTCGACCGCATCACCGAGATCCGCGAGGACGGTGGCGCGCACGGCAAGGGCCTCATCCGCGCGGAACTGGATATCCATCCCGACCTGTGGTTCTTCAAGTGCCACTTCCTCGGCGACCCGGTGATGCCGGGCTGCCTGGGGCTGGATGCGATGTGGCAGCTCACCGGTTTCTTCCTGACCTGGATCGGCGCGCCCGGTCGCGGCCGCGCGCTGGGTTCCGGCGAAGTGAAGTTCACCGGCCAGGTGCTGCCGACCGCCAAGCGCGTCAGCTACGAGATCGACATCAGCCGCGTGATCAACCGCAAGCTGGTGCTGGCGATGGCCGATGGCCGCATGCTGGTCGACGGCCGCGAGATCTATACGGCGCGCGATCTGCGTGTGGGCCTGTTCACCTCGACGGAGAGCTTCTGA
- a CDS encoding helix-turn-helix domain-containing protein — protein MSLRILRQNDAPVAGALVESVLCQAARGCSGCLVRHLAFCAALPVEKAHAMEALADDARLKAGEALVREGEPRRGVFTVTKGALRRIRLLPDGRRLVAGFLMPGDFIGFSGTSHYKHTIEAITDSTLCEFSMADMRSLCHDHPELERELLERACVELDATRGNLMALARLNPMERLSGFLVDMAQRRRRQGQDDTEVILPMTRTDIADYLGLTVETVSRSFTRLRQEGSIATDDPHHVRLLDRKRLDALAEARA, from the coding sequence ATGAGCCTTCGCATCCTCCGCCAGAACGACGCTCCGGTCGCCGGCGCGCTCGTCGAGAGCGTGCTGTGCCAGGCCGCGCGCGGTTGCAGCGGCTGCCTGGTCCGTCACCTGGCCTTCTGCGCAGCCTTGCCGGTGGAGAAGGCCCATGCCATGGAAGCGCTGGCGGACGATGCGCGGCTGAAGGCGGGCGAGGCGCTGGTTCGCGAGGGTGAGCCGAGGCGCGGCGTGTTCACCGTGACCAAGGGCGCCCTGCGCCGCATCCGGCTGCTGCCTGACGGTCGCCGGTTGGTGGCCGGCTTCCTGATGCCGGGTGATTTCATCGGCTTCTCGGGCACTTCCCACTACAAGCACACGATCGAAGCGATCACCGACAGCACGCTGTGCGAGTTCTCGATGGCCGACATGCGCAGCCTGTGCCATGACCATCCGGAACTGGAGCGCGAGCTGCTGGAGCGGGCCTGCGTGGAGCTGGACGCCACCCGCGGCAACCTGATGGCGCTCGCACGGCTCAATCCGATGGAGCGGCTGTCCGGGTTCCTCGTCGACATGGCGCAGCGTCGCCGTCGCCAGGGTCAGGACGACACCGAGGTGATCCTGCCGATGACGCGCACGGATATCGCCGACTACCTGGGCCTGACCGTGGAAACCGTCAGCCGCAGCTTCACCCGCCTGCGCCAGGAAGGCAGCATCGCCACCGACGACCCGCACCACGTGCGGCTGCTCGACCGCAAGCGCCTGGACGCATTGGCCGAAGCGCGGGCCTGA
- the btuB gene encoding TonB-dependent vitamin B12 receptor has product MYSRFPLSHLALAVALALPFTVHAQDRDTTDLDEVVVSGTRTAVAVEDSLVPAQVISREAIQRSQARSLSELLQGRAGISLGNQGGAGKITTLNLRGTESDHVLVLIDGVRMGSATAGLPALQDLPIDQIDRVEIVRGPRSSLYGSEAIGGVIQVFTRRNTGKVRPNFRIGVASDSTREASAGIGGGNARGWYGADVAYARTDGFNACRGRGPDPGIPFDFGAGCFTDEPDRDGYRNTSANLRGGYTFTDTLTMEANALRAEGKSEFDGSFTNRSETVQQVIGAKLRYAPSEKTSLQLSLGRNDDKSDDFNDDVQSGYFETRRYVASLQGDFTVAANQLLTTGIDWQDDEVESATDFDITQRDNLAGFVEYQGRFGAHQLQASVRNDDNEQFGNHTTGSLGYGFGFGNGLKLTASLATGFKAPSFNDLYYPFFGNPDLKPEESESINLGIAQYVDGWSWTFNVYQNEVDQLISYDAAIFLPNNIDEARIRGAEFTVDFTLGGFDIATQLSHTDPRNRSTGANHDNLLARRPRDTARIDVDRAFGAFRTGVTFNAAGERYDNLANTDRLGGYSTLDLRLEYAIAPAWTLQAKVGNVFDREYETIAWYNQAGRTYGLSLRYQPTE; this is encoded by the coding sequence ATGTACAGCCGTTTCCCCCTTTCCCACCTGGCCCTCGCGGTCGCGCTGGCACTGCCGTTCACGGTGCACGCGCAGGACCGCGACACGACCGACCTCGACGAAGTCGTGGTATCCGGCACCCGTACCGCTGTCGCGGTCGAGGACAGCCTGGTCCCCGCGCAGGTGATCAGCCGCGAAGCGATCCAGCGCAGCCAGGCCCGTTCGTTGTCCGAACTGCTGCAAGGCCGCGCCGGCATTTCGCTGGGCAACCAGGGCGGCGCCGGCAAGATCACCACGCTCAACCTGCGCGGCACCGAATCGGACCATGTGCTGGTGCTGATCGATGGCGTCCGCATGGGCTCGGCGACCGCCGGCCTGCCGGCGCTGCAGGATCTGCCGATCGACCAGATCGATCGCGTCGAGATCGTGCGCGGCCCGCGTTCGAGCCTGTACGGCTCGGAAGCCATCGGCGGCGTGATCCAGGTGTTCACCCGTCGGAACACGGGCAAGGTGCGCCCGAACTTCCGCATCGGCGTTGCCAGCGACAGCACCCGTGAAGCCAGTGCCGGCATCGGCGGGGGCAATGCGCGCGGCTGGTACGGCGCCGACGTGGCGTATGCGCGGACGGATGGCTTCAACGCCTGCCGTGGACGCGGTCCGGATCCGGGCATTCCGTTCGACTTCGGCGCCGGGTGCTTCACCGACGAACCCGACCGTGATGGCTACCGCAATACGTCGGCCAACCTGCGCGGCGGCTACACCTTCACCGATACGCTGACGATGGAAGCCAACGCGCTGCGCGCCGAGGGCAAGAGCGAATTCGACGGCAGCTTCACCAATCGATCCGAAACCGTGCAGCAGGTGATCGGCGCCAAGCTGCGCTATGCGCCCAGCGAGAAGACGAGCCTGCAGCTGAGCCTGGGCCGCAACGACGACAAGTCCGACGACTTCAACGACGATGTGCAGTCCGGCTATTTCGAGACGCGCCGCTACGTGGCGTCGCTGCAGGGCGATTTCACGGTGGCCGCCAACCAGCTGCTGACCACCGGCATCGACTGGCAGGACGACGAGGTGGAAAGCGCCACCGACTTCGACATCACCCAGCGCGACAACCTGGCCGGCTTCGTCGAGTACCAGGGCCGCTTCGGCGCACACCAGCTGCAGGCCAGCGTCCGCAACGACGACAACGAGCAGTTCGGCAACCACACTACCGGCAGCCTGGGCTACGGCTTCGGCTTCGGCAACGGCCTGAAGCTGACCGCCAGCCTGGCCACCGGCTTCAAGGCGCCGAGCTTCAACGACCTGTACTACCCGTTCTTCGGCAACCCCGACCTGAAGCCCGAAGAATCCGAGAGCATCAACCTCGGCATCGCGCAGTACGTGGACGGTTGGAGCTGGACGTTCAACGTGTACCAGAACGAAGTCGACCAGTTGATCTCCTACGACGCGGCGATCTTCCTGCCGAACAACATCGACGAAGCACGCATCCGCGGCGCGGAGTTCACTGTCGACTTCACGCTGGGCGGCTTCGACATCGCCACCCAGCTGAGCCACACCGATCCGCGCAATCGTTCCACCGGCGCCAACCATGACAACCTGCTGGCGCGCCGCCCGCGCGACACCGCGCGCATCGACGTGGACCGTGCGTTCGGCGCATTCCGCACCGGCGTGACGTTCAACGCTGCGGGCGAGCGCTACGACAACCTGGCCAACACCGACCGCCTGGGCGGCTACAGCACGCTGGACCTGCGGCTGGAGTACGCGATCGCCCCGGCGTGGACACTGCAGGCGAAGGTGGGCAACGTGTTCGACCGCGAATACGAAACCATCGCCTGGTACAACCAGGCCGGCCGCACCTACGGCCTCAGCCTGCGCTACCAGCCGACGGAATGA